One region of Streptomyces rishiriensis genomic DNA includes:
- a CDS encoding DUF4429 domain-containing protein, which translates to MSRMGDVLAGFHAAWEFESDSVLIRYERGLRTPKLLSALGERRIPLAAIGRVTLTAGKRGTVVLRAEPRPGADPLMEAAAGQLKEGCDPYRLVLPAERETLAQYYADELRERLTDSGPAERFLVDAPEAPLSFKAYDGKASFDGRTVRFRWFWTGASSAKWKAGDQSFAVSALSGVEWRSPEVFEGHLRLLRGDAAPAQADQDPATVVFGLGYGPVHESLPFAAAVLAAVRGRGNAAAVQAAAVPAAASPRRDPSDIAERIRHLGELHLAGLVTDEEFSAKKAELLAEL; encoded by the coding sequence ATGAGCCGCATGGGTGACGTACTGGCCGGATTTCATGCCGCCTGGGAGTTCGAGTCCGACTCCGTCCTCATCCGCTACGAACGGGGGCTGCGCACGCCCAAGCTGCTGTCGGCACTGGGCGAGCGCCGGATTCCGCTGGCGGCCATCGGTCGGGTCACCCTGACCGCCGGCAAGCGCGGGACGGTCGTGCTCCGGGCGGAGCCGAGGCCGGGGGCCGATCCTCTGATGGAGGCGGCCGCGGGACAGCTCAAGGAAGGGTGCGACCCGTACCGGCTGGTGCTGCCCGCCGAACGGGAGACGCTCGCCCAGTACTACGCCGACGAGCTGCGGGAGCGGCTGACCGACTCCGGGCCGGCGGAACGCTTCCTGGTGGACGCGCCCGAGGCGCCGCTGTCCTTCAAGGCGTACGACGGCAAGGCCTCGTTCGACGGGCGCACCGTGCGGTTCCGGTGGTTCTGGACGGGTGCGTCGTCGGCGAAGTGGAAGGCCGGCGACCAGAGTTTCGCCGTGTCCGCGCTGAGCGGGGTCGAGTGGCGGTCGCCCGAGGTCTTCGAGGGGCATCTGCGGCTGCTGCGCGGCGACGCCGCTCCGGCCCAGGCCGACCAGGATCCGGCGACCGTCGTCTTCGGGCTGGGGTACGGGCCGGTGCACGAGTCACTGCCGTTCGCGGCGGCGGTCCTCGCGGCGGTCCGCGGACGCGGGAACGCGGCGGCGGTCCAGGCGGCGGCCGTCCCGGCGGCGGCATCGCCGCGCCGGGACCCCTCCGACATCGCCGAACGGATCCGGCACCTCGGGGAACTCCACCTGGCCGGGTTGGTCACCGACGAGGAGTTCTCCGCCAAGAAGGCCGAGCTGCTCGCCGAGCTCTAG
- a CDS encoding aldo/keto reductase, whose protein sequence is MTDPRIPTARLGGQGPEIGVQGLGCMGMSFAYGPSDAKESRATLERALELGVTMYDTADAYGAGENERFLSPFFKAHRDEVVIATKFALAVPPDEPTRRIVRNDAPYIRESVEASLTRLDVDVIDLYYMHRRDVNVPIEDTVGVMAELVREGKVKQLGLSEVTAAELRAAQEVHPIAAVQSEWSLFSRDIEARVVPAARALGVTLVAYSPLGRGFLTGSFTDADQDLTADDFRRQQPRFTGDNAAANGALLDPVRAIAEAHGATPAQIALAWVQQQSRVHGLSVVPIPGTRKPTRVEENAAATTIELTPSELASLEPIAGEVAGDRYPDMTFTSAGRE, encoded by the coding sequence ATGACCGACCCCAGGATCCCGACGGCACGACTCGGCGGGCAGGGCCCCGAGATCGGCGTCCAGGGCCTCGGCTGCATGGGCATGAGCTTCGCCTACGGCCCCTCGGACGCGAAGGAGTCCCGGGCGACCCTGGAACGCGCCCTGGAGCTCGGCGTCACGATGTACGACACGGCGGACGCGTACGGCGCGGGCGAGAACGAGAGGTTCCTCTCCCCGTTCTTCAAGGCCCACCGCGACGAGGTCGTGATCGCGACCAAGTTCGCCCTGGCGGTGCCGCCGGACGAACCGACCCGGCGGATCGTCCGCAACGACGCGCCGTACATCCGCGAGTCCGTCGAGGCGAGCCTGACGCGGCTGGACGTCGACGTCATCGACCTCTACTACATGCACCGCCGCGATGTGAACGTGCCGATCGAGGACACCGTCGGCGTGATGGCCGAACTGGTGCGTGAGGGCAAGGTCAAGCAGCTGGGCCTGAGCGAGGTGACGGCCGCCGAACTGCGCGCGGCCCAGGAGGTCCACCCCATCGCCGCGGTGCAGTCGGAGTGGTCGCTGTTCAGCCGTGACATCGAGGCCCGGGTGGTCCCGGCGGCCCGCGCCCTGGGCGTGACCCTGGTCGCCTACTCCCCGCTGGGCCGGGGTTTCCTCACCGGCTCCTTCACCGACGCCGACCAGGACCTCACCGCCGACGACTTCCGCCGTCAGCAGCCCCGCTTCACCGGCGACAACGCGGCCGCCAACGGGGCGCTCCTGGACCCGGTCCGCGCGATCGCCGAGGCCCACGGGGCGACGCCCGCCCAGATCGCCCTGGCCTGGGTCCAGCAGCAGTCCCGGGTCCACGGTCTGTCGGTGGTCCCGATCCCCGGCACCCGCAAGCCCACCCGGGTCGAGGAGAACGCGGCGGCGACGACCATCGAACTGACGCCTTCGGAGCTGGCGTCGCTGGAGCCCATCGCCGGCGAGGTGGCGGGCGACCGCTACCCGGACATGACGTTCACCTCCGCCGGACGCGAGTGA
- a CDS encoding MerR family transcriptional regulator: MTVLQTTPVTIEQSQNPPDVCSGPPPRHPRPDGQDSYTISEVVAFTGLTAHTLRWYERIGLMSHIDRSHTGQRRYSNRDLDWLDLVGKLRLTGMPVADMVRYAELVREGESTFRERYELLEATRRDVRARIAELQDTLAVLDRKITFYADATGARYQEAEGTAR, translated from the coding sequence ATGACGGTGTTGCAGACCACGCCCGTGACCATCGAGCAATCCCAGAACCCTCCGGACGTCTGCTCCGGGCCGCCCCCGCGGCACCCCCGTCCGGACGGGCAGGACAGCTACACGATCAGCGAGGTCGTCGCCTTCACCGGCCTCACCGCCCACACCCTGCGCTGGTACGAGCGGATCGGGCTGATGTCCCACATCGACCGCTCGCACACCGGCCAGCGCCGCTACAGCAACCGTGACCTGGACTGGCTCGACCTCGTCGGGAAGCTGCGGCTGACCGGCATGCCGGTCGCCGACATGGTGCGCTACGCCGAGCTGGTGCGGGAGGGCGAGAGCACGTTCCGCGAGCGGTACGAGCTGCTGGAGGCGACCCGGCGGGACGTCCGGGCGCGGATCGCCGAACTCCAGGACACCCTCGCCGTGCTCGACCGGAAGATCACGTTCTACGCGGACGCCACCGGCGCCCGGTACCAGGAAGCGGAAGGAACCGCCCGATGA
- a CDS encoding GNAT family N-acetyltransferase, translating into MSPVRRALPEDAAEVLRLRQVMIDSVSSVGPSTDWHAESLPALRERLSEPDGDFAAFVVDHPERPGTLAALVVGTIEYRIGRAGNPRGVIGFVFSVATDPDARRRGYARAGMDALLDWFRSRGAVQVHLTASADAAPLYASLGFKPKPDPLMELLLSDA; encoded by the coding sequence ATGAGTCCCGTACGCCGTGCCCTGCCCGAGGACGCCGCCGAAGTGCTGCGGCTGCGCCAAGTGATGATCGACTCGGTTTCCTCGGTGGGCCCCTCCACCGACTGGCATGCCGAGTCGCTGCCCGCGCTGCGGGAGCGGCTGTCCGAGCCGGACGGGGACTTCGCGGCCTTCGTCGTGGATCACCCGGAACGCCCGGGGACGCTGGCCGCGCTGGTCGTCGGCACGATCGAGTACCGGATAGGCCGGGCCGGCAACCCGCGGGGAGTCATCGGCTTCGTCTTCAGCGTCGCCACCGACCCGGACGCACGCCGCCGCGGATACGCGCGCGCCGGCATGGACGCCCTGCTGGACTGGTTCCGGAGCCGGGGCGCCGTGCAGGTCCACCTCACCGCGTCCGCCGACGCGGCCCCCCTCTACGCCTCCCTGGGCTTCAAGCCCAAGCCGGACCCCTTGATGGAGCTGCTGCTTTCGGACGCATAG
- a CDS encoding serine hydrolase domain-containing protein: MSLKSLALIENWPVPSASAGVVRADGTVLGNHGPVGRRFPLASVTKPLAAYAALVAYEEGAIELDEPAGPPGATVRHLLAHTSGLAFDEHRVTAPPGERRLYSNAGFEQLGDHLSKATEIPFAEYLRQAVLEPLGMSGTSLEGSPAKDGVSTVEDLLRFAAEVQAPRLLDPRTVAAAMTVQYPGTKGVLPGYGHQNPNDWGLGFEIRDSKSPHWTGSSSSPRTFGHFGQSGTFLWVDPDAGVAGVALTDRAFGPWAIEAWPAFTDAVLAEVRG, from the coding sequence ATGTCGCTCAAGAGCCTCGCGCTGATCGAGAACTGGCCGGTTCCCTCCGCCTCGGCGGGTGTCGTACGGGCCGACGGTACGGTCCTGGGGAACCATGGCCCGGTCGGCCGGCGTTTCCCGCTGGCCTCGGTCACCAAGCCGCTCGCCGCGTACGCCGCCCTCGTCGCGTACGAGGAGGGCGCGATCGAACTGGACGAACCGGCCGGGCCCCCGGGGGCCACGGTCCGCCATCTCCTCGCGCACACCTCCGGGCTGGCCTTCGACGAGCACCGGGTGACGGCGCCCCCCGGCGAGCGGCGGCTGTACTCCAACGCCGGGTTCGAGCAGCTCGGCGACCATCTGTCGAAGGCCACGGAGATCCCGTTCGCGGAGTATCTGCGTCAGGCGGTGCTGGAGCCCCTGGGGATGTCCGGCACCTCTTTGGAGGGCTCCCCCGCGAAGGACGGCGTCTCGACGGTCGAGGACCTGCTGCGCTTCGCGGCGGAGGTGCAGGCGCCCCGGCTGCTGGATCCGCGGACCGTGGCGGCGGCGATGACCGTGCAGTACCCGGGGACGAAGGGCGTGCTGCCGGGGTACGGGCACCAGAACCCCAACGACTGGGGGCTCGGTTTCGAGATCCGCGACTCCAAGTCGCCGCACTGGACGGGCAGTTCCTCCTCGCCGCGCACCTTCGGGCACTTCGGCCAGTCCGGTACGTTCCTGTGGGTCGACCCCGACGCGGGCGTCGCCGGGGTCGCCCTGACGGACCGGGCGTTCGGGCCGTGGGCGATCGAGGCGTGGCCCGCCTTCACGGACGCGGTGCTGGCCGAGGTCCGGGGCTGA
- a CDS encoding pirin family protein — MDVRRADERYRGGDPAAGIDTRHAFSFGPHYDPGNLRFGPLIACNEERLAPGAGFDEHPHSHTEIVTWVVEGELTHRDSAGHESVVRPGDVQRLSSAGGVRHAERNDADAPLAFVQMWLAPFAPGGEPSYETVRGIADSTPYAVPEAGAMLHVRRLGAGERTAVPDAPHVYVHVVRGEARLDGEELAPGDAARITDAKDVEAVGVTDAELLMWVFGPAEQEFSPGPRPAPRP; from the coding sequence ATGGACGTACGGCGCGCCGACGAGCGCTACCGAGGCGGGGACCCGGCCGCCGGGATCGACACCCGGCACGCTTTTTCCTTCGGCCCCCACTACGACCCCGGCAACCTCCGCTTCGGCCCGCTGATCGCCTGCAACGAGGAGCGCCTCGCGCCCGGCGCCGGCTTCGACGAACATCCCCACAGCCACACCGAGATCGTCACCTGGGTGGTCGAGGGCGAGCTCACGCACCGCGACTCGGCGGGCCACGAGAGCGTGGTCCGCCCGGGGGACGTGCAGCGGCTCAGCTCCGCGGGCGGCGTACGCCACGCGGAACGCAACGACGCCGACGCGCCCCTGGCCTTCGTCCAGATGTGGCTGGCCCCCTTCGCCCCCGGCGGCGAGCCGTCCTACGAGACGGTCCGCGGCATCGCCGACTCCACCCCGTACGCCGTCCCTGAGGCGGGCGCGATGCTGCACGTGAGGCGCCTGGGCGCGGGGGAGCGGACGGCGGTGCCGGACGCGCCGCACGTCTACGTCCACGTCGTGCGCGGCGAAGCCCGCCTGGACGGCGAGGAGTTGGCGCCGGGGGACGCGGCCCGCATCACGGACGCCAAGGACGTGGAGGCGGTCGGCGTGACCGACGCGGAACTGCTGATGTGGGTCTTCGGCCCGGCGGAGCAGGAGTTCAGCCCCGGACCTCGGCCAGCACCGCGTCCGTGA
- a CDS encoding PucR family transcriptional regulator: MPEPETSHPDPAAHAVHPHPATLKRLEKSSGSLAAQAIARMDETLSWYRAMPPENRSWIGLVAQAGIAAFTEWFRHPDTPQAISTDVFGTAPRELTRAITLRQTVEMVRTTIEVMESAIDEVAAPGDENVLREALLVYAREIAFATAQVYAQAAEARGAWDARLESLVVNAVLSGEADEGAVSRAAALGWNAPEHVCVVLGTAPDGDSELTVEAIRRAARHAKLQVLTGVLGSRLVVIAGGSDNPLAVARSLIGPFAAGPVVAGPVVPDLLAATRSAQAAAAGLKAGSAWQDAPRPVLADDLLPERAIAGDPGAREQLVEEIYRPLEEAGSALLETLAVYLEQASSLEGAARMLFVHPNTVRYRLRRVTDVTGWSPSDVRSAFTLRIALILGRLVDGDPQT; this comes from the coding sequence GTGCCCGAACCCGAAACCAGTCACCCCGATCCCGCGGCGCACGCCGTCCACCCCCACCCCGCGACGCTGAAGCGGCTGGAGAAGTCCTCCGGAAGTCTCGCCGCCCAGGCCATCGCGCGGATGGACGAGACACTGTCGTGGTACCGGGCGATGCCCCCGGAGAACCGTTCCTGGATCGGGCTGGTCGCCCAGGCGGGCATCGCCGCCTTCACCGAGTGGTTCCGGCATCCGGACACCCCGCAGGCCATCTCCACGGATGTGTTCGGCACCGCGCCGCGTGAGCTGACCCGGGCCATCACGCTGCGCCAGACCGTCGAGATGGTGCGCACCACCATCGAGGTCATGGAGTCCGCGATCGACGAGGTCGCGGCCCCCGGCGACGAGAACGTGCTGCGCGAGGCGCTCCTCGTGTACGCCCGGGAGATCGCCTTCGCCACCGCCCAGGTCTATGCCCAGGCCGCCGAGGCACGCGGCGCCTGGGACGCCCGGCTGGAGTCGCTCGTCGTGAACGCCGTGCTGAGCGGTGAGGCCGACGAGGGGGCGGTGAGCCGGGCCGCCGCCCTCGGGTGGAACGCGCCCGAGCACGTGTGCGTGGTCCTCGGGACCGCGCCCGACGGGGACTCCGAGCTGACCGTCGAGGCGATCCGGCGGGCCGCGCGACACGCCAAGCTCCAGGTCCTCACCGGGGTCCTCGGCTCCCGGCTGGTAGTGATCGCCGGTGGCAGCGACAACCCGCTCGCCGTCGCGAGGTCGCTGATCGGGCCGTTCGCCGCGGGACCCGTGGTGGCCGGCCCCGTCGTACCCGACCTGCTCGCCGCGACCCGGTCCGCGCAGGCCGCCGCGGCCGGGCTCAAGGCCGGTTCCGCCTGGCAGGACGCACCCCGGCCGGTCCTGGCGGACGATCTGCTTCCGGAGCGCGCGATCGCCGGTGATCCCGGTGCGCGTGAGCAGTTGGTGGAGGAGATCTACAGACCGCTCGAGGAGGCCGGTTCCGCGCTCCTCGAGACACTGGCCGTCTATCTCGAACAGGCGTCCAGCCTCGAAGGGGCCGCACGGATGCTCTTCGTCCATCCGAACACCGTGCGCTACCGGCTTCGACGTGTGACTGACGTCACCGGCTGGTCACCTTCGGATGTACGCTCCGCGTTCACGCTCCGGATCGCGCTGATCCTGGGGCGTCTGGTCGACGGCGATCCCCAGACCTAG
- a CDS encoding ACP S-malonyltransferase, whose protein sequence is MLVLVAPGQGAQTPGFLTPWLELPGAAARVAAWSDAIGLDLAHYGTKADADEIRDTSVAQPLLVAAGILSAAALGDLPDIAPGAVAGHSVGEITAAAFAGVLDDTAALTLVRKRGLAMADAAAITATGMSALLGGDPEVSVAHLEKLGLTPANVNGAGQIVAAGTLEQLAALNEDKPEGVRKVVPLKVAGAFHTRHMAPAVEALAKAAVELTPADPKIRYVSNRDGQSVATGAEILERLIGQVANPVRWDLCMETFKELGATALIEVSPGGTLVGLAKRALPGVKTLALKTPDDLDAARELIAEHGVA, encoded by the coding sequence GTGCTCGTACTCGTCGCTCCCGGCCAGGGCGCCCAGACGCCCGGCTTCCTGACCCCCTGGCTCGAACTCCCCGGTGCCGCCGCCCGCGTCGCCGCGTGGTCGGACGCCATCGGCCTGGACCTCGCCCACTACGGCACCAAGGCCGACGCGGACGAGATCCGTGACACCTCGGTGGCCCAGCCGCTGCTGGTCGCCGCCGGGATCCTGTCCGCCGCGGCGCTCGGCGACCTCCCGGACATCGCGCCCGGCGCCGTGGCCGGCCACAGCGTCGGCGAGATCACCGCCGCCGCCTTCGCCGGAGTCCTCGACGACACCGCCGCCCTGACCCTCGTCCGCAAGCGCGGTCTGGCCATGGCCGACGCCGCCGCGATCACCGCAACCGGCATGTCCGCGCTGCTCGGCGGCGACCCGGAGGTCTCCGTCGCGCACCTGGAGAAGCTGGGGCTGACCCCGGCGAACGTCAACGGCGCCGGTCAGATCGTCGCCGCGGGCACGCTGGAGCAGCTCGCCGCGCTGAACGAGGACAAGCCCGAGGGCGTCCGCAAGGTCGTCCCGCTGAAGGTCGCCGGCGCCTTCCACACGCGCCACATGGCCCCCGCCGTCGAAGCGCTCGCCAAGGCCGCCGTGGAGCTCACGCCGGCCGACCCGAAGATCCGTTACGTCTCCAACCGCGACGGGCAATCCGTCGCGACCGGTGCCGAGATCCTGGAGCGGTTGATCGGCCAGGTCGCCAACCCGGTCCGCTGGGACCTGTGCATGGAGACCTTCAAGGAGCTCGGCGCGACCGCGCTGATCGAGGTGTCGCCGGGCGGCACCCTGGTCGGCCTCGCCAAGCGCGCCCTGCCCGGTGTGAAGACGCTGGCGCTGAAGACACCCGACGACCTCGACGCCGCTCGCGAGCTCATCGCCGAGCACGGCGTCGCCTGA
- a CDS encoding ketoacyl-ACP synthase III codes for MAKIKPSKGSPYARILGVGGYRPVRVVPNEVILETIDSSDEWIRSRSGIETRHWANDEETVAAMSIEASGKAIADAGIAAEQIGAVVVSTVSHFKQTPAVATEIADKLGTNKAAAFDISAGCAGFGYGLTLAKGMVVEGSAEYVLVIGVERLSDLTDLEDRATAFLFGDGAGAVVVGPSDEPHIGPTVWGSEGDKSETIKQTVSWNEYHIGDVTTLPLDSEGNIKFPAITQQGQAVFRWAVFEMAKVANEALDAAGITADELDVFIPHQANERIIDSMVKTLKLPESVTVARDVRTTGNTSAASIPLAMERLLATGEAKSGDTALVIGFGAGLVYAATVVTLP; via the coding sequence ATGGCGAAGATCAAGCCCAGCAAGGGCTCCCCGTACGCCCGCATCCTCGGCGTGGGCGGCTACCGGCCCGTCCGGGTGGTCCCCAACGAGGTGATCCTCGAGACGATCGACTCGTCCGACGAGTGGATCCGCTCGCGCTCCGGCATCGAGACCCGGCACTGGGCGAACGACGAGGAGACCGTCGCCGCCATGTCGATCGAGGCCTCCGGCAAGGCGATCGCCGACGCCGGGATCGCCGCCGAGCAGATCGGCGCGGTGGTCGTGTCGACCGTCTCGCACTTCAAGCAGACGCCGGCCGTCGCCACCGAGATCGCCGACAAGCTCGGCACGAACAAGGCCGCCGCCTTCGACATCTCGGCCGGCTGCGCGGGCTTCGGCTACGGCCTGACGCTCGCCAAGGGCATGGTGGTGGAAGGTTCCGCCGAGTACGTGCTCGTGATCGGCGTGGAGCGGCTGTCCGACCTGACCGACCTGGAGGACCGCGCAACGGCCTTCCTGTTCGGCGACGGCGCGGGCGCGGTCGTGGTCGGCCCGTCCGACGAGCCGCACATCGGTCCGACGGTGTGGGGATCGGAGGGCGACAAGTCCGAGACGATCAAGCAGACCGTGTCGTGGAACGAATATCACATCGGCGACGTCACCACCCTCCCGCTCGACAGCGAGGGCAACATCAAGTTCCCCGCGATCACGCAGCAGGGCCAGGCGGTCTTCCGCTGGGCCGTCTTCGAGATGGCGAAGGTCGCCAACGAGGCGCTGGACGCCGCCGGCATCACCGCCGACGAACTCGACGTCTTCATCCCGCACCAGGCCAACGAGCGGATCATCGACTCGATGGTGAAGACTCTCAAGCTGCCGGAGTCGGTCACGGTCGCCCGTGACGTGCGCACCACCGGCAACACCTCGGCCGCCTCGATCCCGCTCGCGATGGAGCGGCTCCTGGCGACCGGCGAGGCGAAGAGCGGCGACACCGCGCTCGTCATCGGATTCGGGGCGGGTCTCGTCTACGCCGCCACTGTCGTTACCCTCCCCTAG
- a CDS encoding acyl carrier protein, with product MAATQEEIVAGLADIVNEIAGIPVEDVQLDKSFTDDLDVDSLSMVEVVVAAEERFEVKIPDEDVKNLKTVGDATNYILKNQA from the coding sequence ATGGCCGCCACCCAGGAAGAGATCGTCGCCGGTCTCGCCGACATCGTGAACGAGATCGCCGGCATCCCGGTTGAGGACGTCCAGCTGGACAAGTCCTTCACCGACGACCTGGACGTCGACTCGCTGTCCATGGTCGAGGTCGTCGTCGCCGCCGAGGAGCGCTTCGAGGTCAAGATCCCGGACGAGGACGTCAAGAACCTCAAGACCGTCGGCGACGCGACGAACTACATCCTCAAGAACCAGGCCTGA
- the fabF gene encoding beta-ketoacyl-ACP synthase II, whose protein sequence is MSPTNRTVVVTGIGATTPLGGDAASTWEGLVAGKSGVKVLEQEWAAEQAVRIAAPVAVEPLEVIPRPQARKLDRSAQFALIAAREAWKDAGFSGKAGEDGSEGDVDPDRLGAVIASGIGGVTTLLDQYDVLKEKGVRRVSPHTVPMLMPNSPSANVGLLVGARAGVHTPVSACASGAEAIGYAIEMIRTGRADVVVAGGTEAAIHPLPIAAFGNMMAMSKNNDDPQGASRPYDVARDGFVMGEGAGVIVLESAEHAAQRGARVYAEAVGQGISSDAHDIVQPEPEGRGIAHALQNLLDSTDLNPAEIVHVNAHATSTPAGDVAELKALRKVFGDDADHMAISATKSMTGHLLGGAGGVESVATVLALYNRVAPPTINVENLDPEAEANADIVRGEARKLPVEGRIAALNDSFGFGGHNVVLAFRTV, encoded by the coding sequence GTGAGCCCGACCAATCGCACCGTGGTCGTCACCGGTATCGGCGCAACTACACCGCTGGGTGGCGACGCAGCCTCTACCTGGGAGGGTCTGGTCGCCGGTAAGTCCGGTGTCAAGGTCCTGGAGCAGGAGTGGGCGGCCGAGCAGGCCGTCCGTATCGCGGCCCCGGTCGCGGTGGAACCCCTCGAGGTCATCCCGCGGCCGCAGGCCCGCAAGCTGGACCGCTCGGCGCAGTTCGCGCTGATCGCGGCCCGGGAAGCCTGGAAGGACGCCGGTTTCTCCGGCAAGGCCGGTGAGGACGGCAGCGAGGGCGACGTCGACCCCGACCGGCTCGGCGCGGTCATCGCCTCCGGCATCGGCGGCGTGACCACCCTGCTCGACCAGTACGACGTGCTCAAGGAGAAGGGCGTCCGCCGCGTCTCCCCGCACACCGTGCCCATGCTGATGCCGAACAGCCCCTCCGCCAACGTGGGTCTGCTCGTGGGCGCCCGCGCGGGCGTGCACACGCCGGTCTCGGCGTGCGCGTCGGGCGCGGAGGCCATCGGCTACGCCATCGAGATGATCCGTACGGGCCGCGCCGACGTCGTCGTCGCCGGCGGTACGGAGGCGGCGATCCACCCGCTGCCCATCGCCGCGTTCGGCAACATGATGGCGATGTCCAAGAACAACGACGACCCGCAGGGTGCCTCGCGTCCCTACGACGTCGCCCGCGACGGCTTCGTCATGGGCGAGGGGGCCGGCGTGATCGTCCTGGAGTCCGCCGAGCACGCCGCGCAGCGCGGGGCCCGGGTGTACGCCGAGGCGGTCGGCCAGGGCATCTCCTCCGACGCCCACGACATCGTGCAGCCGGAGCCCGAGGGCCGCGGCATCGCGCACGCCCTCCAGAACCTGCTGGACAGCACCGACCTGAACCCGGCGGAGATCGTGCACGTCAACGCGCACGCCACCTCGACGCCGGCCGGTGACGTGGCCGAACTGAAGGCGCTGCGCAAGGTGTTCGGTGACGACGCCGACCACATGGCGATCTCCGCGACCAAGTCGATGACCGGTCACCTGCTGGGTGGCGCGGGCGGCGTGGAGTCCGTCGCGACGGTCCTCGCGCTGTACAACCGGGTCGCTCCGCCGACCATCAACGTCGAGAACCTCGACCCCGAGGCCGAGGCCAACGCGGACATCGTGCGGGGCGAGGCGCGCAAGCTGCCCGTGGAGGGCCGTATCGCCGCCCTGAACGACTCGTTCGGGTTCGGTGGGCACAACGTGGTGCTGGCGTTCCGCACGGTCTGA
- a CDS encoding DUF3145 domain-containing protein has product MTTRGVLYVHSAPRALCPHVEWAVAGVLGTRVNLDWIRQPAAPGTWRSEFSWKGEAGTASKLASALRGWHLLRFEVTAEPCATAEGERYSCTPDLGIFHAVTGIHGDILIPEDRLRAALLRSQRGETDLEAELSKLLGKPWDDELEPFRYAGEGAPVRWLHQVV; this is encoded by the coding sequence GTGACGACACGTGGAGTTCTGTACGTGCACTCCGCGCCGCGCGCGCTGTGCCCGCACGTCGAGTGGGCCGTCGCCGGGGTGCTCGGCACGCGCGTCAACCTCGACTGGATCCGGCAGCCCGCCGCGCCCGGCACCTGGCGCTCGGAGTTCTCCTGGAAGGGCGAGGCCGGCACGGCGTCCAAGCTGGCCTCCGCACTGCGCGGCTGGCACCTGCTGCGCTTCGAGGTCACCGCCGAGCCCTGCGCCACCGCCGAGGGCGAGCGCTACAGCTGCACGCCCGACCTGGGCATCTTCCACGCAGTCACCGGCATCCACGGCGACATCCTCATCCCCGAGGACCGGCTGCGCGCCGCCCTGCTGCGCAGCCAGCGCGGCGAGACGGACCTGGAGGCCGAACTCTCCAAGCTTCTCGGCAAGCCGTGGGACGACGAACTGGAGCCGTTCAGATACGCGGGCGAGGGCGCCCCGGTGCGCTGGCTGCACCAGGTCGTGTGA
- a CDS encoding SGNH/GDSL hydrolase family protein, with product MRKRKRHARAVLAGTTAAVLGLAGCDALGGGDAGGSSGAGARQAKPSPSPTPLWDSSPSSVAAVGDSITRGFDACTVLADCPEVSWATGASAEVNSLAVRLLGAAKAATHSWNYAATGARMADVPAQMAQAAAEKPQLVTVMAGANDACRESAAAMTPVADFRAEFQDALSTLRRSLPKTQVYVTSVPNLKRLWSQGRTNALGKQVWKLGLCPSMLGDADALDSAATARRESVQKRVEDYNSVLAEVCAKDVRCRFDGGAVYDFRFGTDQLSHWDWFHPSKDGQARLAELAYRGVTGKAS from the coding sequence ATGCGGAAACGGAAGCGGCACGCGCGGGCCGTGCTCGCGGGCACGACGGCGGCCGTCCTGGGCCTGGCCGGCTGTGACGCGCTGGGGGGCGGCGACGCCGGGGGGTCCTCGGGCGCCGGGGCCCGGCAGGCGAAGCCGTCGCCGTCGCCGACCCCGCTGTGGGACTCCAGCCCGTCCTCGGTGGCGGCGGTGGGCGACTCCATCACGCGCGGCTTCGACGCGTGTACGGTGCTCGCGGACTGCCCCGAGGTGTCCTGGGCGACCGGCGCCAGCGCGGAGGTGAACAGCCTCGCCGTCCGGCTGCTGGGCGCGGCGAAGGCGGCCACGCACAGCTGGAACTACGCGGCGACCGGGGCGCGGATGGCGGACGTGCCGGCCCAGATGGCACAGGCGGCGGCCGAGAAACCGCAGTTGGTGACGGTGATGGCGGGGGCGAACGACGCGTGCCGGGAGTCGGCGGCGGCGATGACGCCGGTCGCCGACTTCCGTGCGGAGTTCCAGGACGCGCTGAGCACCCTGCGCCGGTCGCTGCCGAAGACACAGGTGTACGTGACGAGCGTGCCGAACCTGAAGCGGCTGTGGTCGCAGGGGCGGACGAACGCGCTGGGCAAGCAGGTGTGGAAGCTGGGCCTGTGTCCGTCGATGCTGGGTGACGCGGACGCGCTGGACTCGGCGGCGACCGCGCGGCGGGAGAGCGTGCAGAAACGGGTGGAGGACTACAACTCGGTGCTGGCGGAGGTCTGCGCGAAGGACGTACGGTGCCGCTTCGACGGCGGGGCGGTGTACGACTTCCGGTTCGGCACCGACCAGTTGAGCCACTGGGACTGGTTCCACCCGAGCAAGGACGGACAGGCGCGGCTCGCTGAGCTGGCCTATCGGGGGGTCACCGGGAAGGCCTCGTGA